One Streptomyces fagopyri DNA window includes the following coding sequences:
- a CDS encoding universal stress protein, protein MAEQQPSHRFERGTDGPKVIVVGVDGSDSSLRAAAYAGGLARRQHALLAVVYIQPVMAAGAAFGAPVAETTDRIAEDLIAQIREAAGRVKDIFAVRWEFHTFRGDPYNGLVKAADELTADAVVVGASEQAGHRIVGSVAIRLVKAGRWPVTVVP, encoded by the coding sequence GTGGCGGAACAGCAACCCTCGCACCGGTTCGAGCGTGGCACGGACGGTCCCAAGGTCATCGTCGTCGGCGTGGACGGCTCCGACTCCTCGCTGCGCGCGGCGGCGTACGCGGGCGGTCTGGCCAGACGGCAGCACGCGCTGCTCGCCGTCGTCTACATCCAGCCCGTCATGGCCGCGGGAGCGGCCTTCGGGGCACCGGTCGCGGAGACGACGGACCGGATCGCCGAGGACCTCATCGCGCAGATCCGTGAGGCCGCCGGACGGGTCAAGGACATATTCGCGGTGCGCTGGGAGTTCCACACCTTCCGCGGCGACCCGTACAACGGCCTGGTGAAGGCGGCGGACGAACTCACCGCGGACGCCGTGGTGGTCGGCGCCTCCGAGCAGGCGGGGCACCGCATCGTCGGATCGGTGGCGATCCGGCTGGTGAAGGCCGGACGCTGGCCGGTCACCGTCGTCCCCTAG